From Apium graveolens cultivar Ventura chromosome 9, ASM990537v1, whole genome shotgun sequence, the proteins below share one genomic window:
- the LOC141682875 gene encoding protein ASPARTIC PROTEASE IN GUARD CELL 2: MPLFLQTSLLLLSFMIVFLQLSTPATTAATSPAAAAIHSVAAASSKLSFPPMQHFDVKQSIADTKLMHKNRTKHQTRENVYEYSAKEKNVDKVHGKYKLSLLHRDKISTKHYSGHRLRFEARMERDILRVKSLVRRSSGGGTTADGGAGVKYEVEDFGADVVSGMDEGSGEYFVRIGVGSPARSQYMVIDSGSDVVWVQCQPCSQCYHQSDPVFDPSKSASFSGVSCGSSVCDRLENAGCHGGRCGYQVSYGDGSFTKGTLALETLTFGRAMIRNVAIGCGHRNRGMFIGAAGLLGLGGGSLSLVGQLAGQTGGAFSYCLVSRGTGSSGSLVFGREALPVGAAWVNLIRNSRAPSFYYIGISGVGVGGMQVPVPESIFELGNGGVVMDTGTAVTRFPTAAYVAFRDAFIAETGSLPRAAGVSIFDTCYNLNGFVTVRVPTVSFYFSGGPVLTLPARNFLIPVDEVGTFCFAFAPSPSGLSIIGNIQQEGIQISIDGANGFVGFGPNVC; the protein is encoded by the coding sequence atgCCACTGTTTTTACAAACATCACTACTACTTCTATCTTTCATGATAGTGTTTCTGCAACTATCAACACCCGCCACCACTGCTGCCACCAGTCCAGCCGCCGCCGCCATCCATTCCGTTGCGGCGGCTAGTTCAAAATTATCATTCCCGCCCATGCAACACTTTGATGTCAAACAAAGTATTGCTGACACAAAACTCATGCACAAAAACAGAACTAAACATCAAACCCGAGAAAATGTTTACGAATATTCTGCAAAAGAGAAAAATGTTGATAAGGTTCATGGAAAATACAAGCTCAGCTTACTTCATAGAGACAAGATTTCAACAAAACACTATTCAGGTCATCGTCTTCGTTTCGAAGCACGAATGGAACGTGACATTTTACGGGTCAAAAGTTTAGTCCGGCGATCATCCGGTGGTGGAACCACCGCGGATGGTGGTGCCGGGGTAAAATATGAAGTGGAGGATTTCGGGGCGGATGTAGTTTCGGGTATGGATGAGGGTAGTGGGGAATATTTTGTTCGGATAGGTGTGGGTAGTCCGGCAAGGAGTCAATATATGGTAATTGACTCGGGTAGTGATGTTGTATGGGTGCAATGCCAACCTTGTTCCCAATGTTATCATCAATCCGACCCGGTATTTGACCCGTCGAAATCCGCTTCGTTTTCGGGTGTTTCATGCGGGTCTTCGGTTTGTGATCGTCTTGAGAATGCGGGTTGTCATGGTGGGCGGTGCGGGTACCAAGTCTCGTATGGTGACGGGTCGTTTACTAAGGGGACTCTTGCACTGGAGACACTTACTTTTGGACGTGCTATGATCCGAAATGTTGCGATCGGGTGCGGGCATAGGAACCGAGGTATGTTTATTGGAGCAGCGGGTCTTTTAGGACTTGGTGGAGGATCCTTGTCCCTTGTAGGTCAATTAGCTGGACAAACTGGCGGAGCATTCAGTTATTGCCTTGTGAGTCGGGGCACCGGATCATCCGGATCGTTGGTTTTCGGACGTGAAGCATTACCCGTGGGAGCTGCATGGGTAAATTTGATCCGAAATTCACGTGCCCCAAGTTTTTACTATATCGGAATTTCGGGTGTTGGGGTAGGAGGCATGCAAGTGCCCGTACCCGAAAGCATTTTTGAATTGGGAAACGGAGGTGTTGTTATGGATACCGGGACAGCTGTGACCCGGTTTCCAACAGCTGCTTACGTGGCATTTCGCGATGCTTTTATAGCCGAAACTGGCAGCCTCCCTAGGGCAGCAGGAGTGTCCATATTTGACACATGTTATAACCTAAACGGGTTCGTGACAGTTCGGGTGCCCACGGTGTCGTTTTATTTTTCGGGTGGTCCGGTTCTAACTTTACCAGCTAGGAACTTTCTGATTCCAGTAGATGAAGTGGGAACATTTTGTTTTGCATTTGCTCCATCTCCATCCGGACTATCCATAATAGGGAATATCCAGCAAGAGGGGATCCAAATATCAATTGATGGAGCAAATGGCTTTGTGGGGTTTGGTCCTAATGTATGTTAA